In the genome of Streptomyces sp. NBC_00433, the window CCATTCATGGGATTTCACGTGAACGCGTCCCTCTCGAAGAGGCCCACCGTTGCCACGGAATTCATAAATCGGGTCCGCTCACAAGTGGCACCACTCTTGCCAATGAGCGCACGGGAAACGATCCCTGGTCAAAGCCATGAACATGGGGTGGCGGACAGGTCATGCGTCCGCCCGGGGAGGATCGGCGACAACCACAGCGCTGCCCCTCCACGGCCACCGCCACGCCGGGTATGGGGCGGCCAAGTGATCGCCGGTGACGCCTCGTGTGCAGACTAGATGCCCCCTGGGCTGGGTGGCGTGGGTCACTTCCCCACGGTGCGTGCAGCCGCCCCTGGGTTCCTGATGGGCGCAGGCGTCGGCTTGGGTTTCTTAATCAAACGTACTAGTCTGTCTGATTAAGGAGGTGCAGTCATGGCGACGCAGATCAGGAAGACGAAGTCGGAGGAGAGGATTCTCGCTGCCGCGGCCGAGCTGTTCTACGCTCACGGGCTGCGTGGCGTCGGCATCGATCAGGTCCTGGCGGTGTCGGGTGTTGCAAAGTCGACACTGTATGTGCACTTTCGCACCAAGGAGGAGCTGATAGCGGCGTATCTTCGCAGGACAGACGACTCCTGGATGGCGCAGCTACAGGAAGCCGCCGCACGAGCGGGTGATGGCCCTCGAGACCGTCTCGTCGGCCTGTTCGACGCTCTGACAGACGCTTTCGACCGCCACGGGTTCTTCGGCTGCCCGTTCGTCAGTGCGGCGATCGAGACGGACCTCGACTCGGAAGCCCGCGCCATCACTCTGCGGCACATCCGACGACGTCAGGCGTGGCTGACCGAGCTGGGCGAGCAGGCAGGTGCTGAGAGTCCCGCTGCACTTGCCCAGCACATAGGACTCCTCATCGACGGCGCTCTGACCTCTGGTCGCCTGCTGCAGGACAGGGCCGTCGTGGACGAGGCGAAGTCCGCGGCACGGCGCTTGGTCGCCGACCACACCTGATCACAACGCACGCGAGCGCCCCACCGACGTGGCCTGCTCGGCCCGACGCAGGGACGCGGCTCCCGCCGGCGGCGTCCGCGATCACCATCCGATGCACAGGATCCGATAAACAGGAAAGGCACGCTCATGCGCGCGATGGTTCTCGAAGAGTTCGACACTCCCCTGGTCCTTCGGGAGATCGAAAAGCCCGCTCCAGGACCGGGCCAGGTGCTGGTCAAGATCTCGGCCAGTGGCGTCAACCCGCTGGATGCCAAGATCCGGGCCGGCAAGGCGCCCCACGCAAGGCGCACACCTCCAGCCGTCCTGGGCCTGGACATGGCAGGTGTGGTCGAGGAGGTCGGTATCGGCGTCCACGACTTCGCCCCCGGCGACGAGGTCTTCGGCCTGACCGGAGGTGTCGGAGATGTACAGGGCTCGCTCGCGGAGTACGCGGCGGTGGATGCCCGTCTCATTGCACGCAAGCCCGCCTCTCTCACGCTGCGCGAGGCCGCGGTCCTGCCCCTGGTCTTCATCACCTCGTGGGAGGGGCTGGTGGACCGGGCGCGGGTTCACTCGGGACAGAAGGTCCTCATTCACGGCGGAGCCGGCGGCATCGGCCATGTGGCCCTGCAGATCGCACGGTCCCGCGGTGCTGAAGTCTTCGCCACCGCGTCCTCCTCGCACCTGGAGGCGGTCGAGCGACTGGGAGCCACTCCCATCGACTACATGGCCACCCCCGTGGAGGAGTACATGGCCAAGTGCACCGGCGGTGAGGGGTTCGATGTCATCTTCGACACCGTCGGTGGCGCCGTGCTCGACAATTCCTTCAAGGCCGCCCGCACCTACACCGGCCACGTAGTCAGTGCCCTGGGCTGGGGAACCCATGCTCTCGCTCCCCTCTCCTTCCGTGGGGCGACCTACTCCGGCATCTTCACCCTGCTGCCGCTGCTCACCGGGCGCGGGCGGGAACGGCACGGAGAGATCATGCGTGAGGCTGCCGCCCTCGCCGACGCGGGGGCGCTAAAGCCGATGCTCGACCCCAGAAGCTTCACCCTCACTGACATCGCCGCAGCCCATGAGGTCGTTGAGAGCGGTGCGGCACAGGGCAGGGTCGTGGTCGACATCGGATGAGCCGACTCCTGACCTGTCGTCAGCGATGAGATTCACGTTTGCCGACCGGCGGGTGCCTCACGCGGTGCCCGGAGATGGTCCTGTGCCACCTTTGGTGGGCATTTCGCACCGCACCCTGTCCCGTCAAGTGCGGCGATGTGACGCGCGGGACTATCGGGGGGTCTGGCCGATTCGTTCGGCGGAAGAGCGCTCCACCGCGTCCAGGAACTGGTGCCGACGGTGGGCGTAGGCGAAGTCGGGGACGGTGTGCGTGCCATCCCGCAGATCCCGTGCCAGATTCGTGTACAGCGCTGCCACATTCCGGCTCGGCCCCGAGAGGCCATCCGGGATGTCGCGCGTGTACTCGGCAGGAATGTCGATCGGGGTTACCGTCGCATCCTCACCGAATCCGGCCTCCACGGTGAGGTCGGTCACCTGAAGGTTGCCCCACGGTGCGGTCACCACGATGTCTCCGTCGGTGCCGTTGATCTCCCAGCGGAAGTTGTCACCGCGGGACACGCCACCGCGATAGAAGACGGAAGCCGCAGCGCCGCCCTCGAGCGTGCCGATGAGGGAGATCTGGTCCGGGGCCGTCACCGGAATGACCTTGCCGCCGTCGTCGCTGACGATGACTTCCTTCCGCCCCACGACGAGGTTGGTCGAAAGGTGTTCGAACTCGCCGAGAGCGACGTTGAGTGCGTCGACGGCGTGGAGGGCGGCGGCGGTCAGCGGTGTGGCCCCCTGGCTGTTGTCGAACCAGTAGGTGTGGTTCTTGGTTGTCTGCGGACCCCATACCATGCCGGAGGCCACCATGGTGGTGCCGATGACTCGGCCAAGACGTCCCTCCTCGATCAGCCGGCGCGCGTAGCGCAGCCCGGGGTGGTAGCGCCCCTGGAGGCCGATGACCGTGCGCACACCGGCGGCTTCGGCACGCCTGGTGAGCTCGGTGGCCTCGTCCAGGTTCAGGGCCAGGGGCCATTCGGCGTAGACGGTCTTGCCGGCCTCGATGGCCGCCGAGATGAGTTCACGGTGATAGGGCACCCTCACTGCCACTACGACGACGTCGACTCCGGAGTGCGCCAGGAGGTCGGTGTGGTTGTCATAGGCGCCCTGGACTCCGAACTCCTTTGCCGCTGCCAGTGCAGACTCCTGACGCGAGGTGCTGACGGCCCGCAGCTCGTAGTCGGGCAGCGCCTTGAGGGCAGGGATATGGCTGATGGAGGCCCAGCCTCCTTGGCTGCCCCCGATGATACCGACGCCGATGGTGCTCACTGTCTTGACTCCTGGGAAGAGGGCTCATGACGAGCCGGATGGTGGGGTGGGTGGCTACGTGACCGACGTGGCGGGCGCAGTCCAGTTCGGGACGGGGTCCACTCGGAAGCGGATCAGGAGACTGCTGTCGATGTACCAGTGGCCGTGGATCCGGGTGTACGTGTCGTGATACTCACCGTAACCGCGGAAGCCCTCTTTGCAGCTGGAGCCAGGCGGGAAACTCACGTAGTCCTCCATGGCCCAGAAGTAGCGTGCTTTGAGGTGACGGATGTCCGTCCGCTCAGGAGCGCCACGCCAGGGGCCTACGGGGTCTCCGCTCGTCCATGTTCCCTGCCTTCTACTCAAGGTGCGCCCAGGGCGAGCGCCCTCAGGTCCTTGCAGTGAACAATATCTGGAACGTTTAGTCAAGAAACAAAGCCTGCTGCAACCGTCAAGGCCGGAAATAATCCGGATCGATCATTCCATTAAGGCTCCCCCTGCGGCGGGAGGGGCGTGCCGTTCCGGCGGGCGGCGCTGCAGGCGGTGGTGGCGGTCCGCAGTGCGGACCCGACGGCGGGCCGGGCCGTGGCTGCCTGACGGTTTCCACCGGACATCGCGGCGCCTTGGGTGAGCCGGACTCGCGCGTCGGCGTCAGGAACGAAGGGTGCGCAGGCCGGTGCGGATCTCGCCGACCAGCATCTCTGGCTGTTCCAAGGCCGCGAAGTGCCCGCCCTCGTCGGCCTCGCCGTAGTGGATCAGGTTGCTGTAGGTGTCTTCGATCCAGCTTCGTGGCAGGCGTGGGATGTCCCTCGGGCAGACGGTCACCGCGACCGGGAGCGTCAGTTTCGGGCCGGCGAGGGTGCCCGATTTGTTTCCCAATAGATGCGGCCGGACGACGCTGCGCTGTTGGTGAACCAGTAGAGGGATATCGCGTCGAGCATGTCGGTGCGGGTGCCGATAAATCATCCGACCAGGTCACGGCCGTGATCGCCGGTCTCCACCTGCGCCTGCTCCTTCCCCTCGATGTTCGCCTGCGCAGGGGATGAAGGCATCATGATCTGTCGTGCTCCTGCGCCTGGCCTACCTCACCGCGACCAACGCCCTGGCGCTCCTGCGCCTGCTGCCGATGAGCGACGACGGTAAAGACATCCCACCGTTCGGGAAATCCTCAAGGAGCACGGCATCCCACCCGCCCCGGAACGAGCGAGCACGACGTGGGCCGACTTCCTGCGCGGCCAGGCCGGCGCCCTGCTCGCCTGCGACTTCTTCGAAACCCGCACCCTGACCGGGGCCCGACTCTACGTCTTCGCCGTCATCGAGCACTCCACCCGGCGCATCCGGATCCTGGGCGCCACCACACACCCCACCGCACGCTGGGTCGTACAGCTCGGGCGCAACCTCGTCATGGACCTCGAAGAGGCAGGCAGCAAGGCCGGCTTCCTGATCCGCGACCGCGACTCCACGTTCACGACCGCCTTCGACGCGCCACTGACGGACGCCGGACTGAAGGTCGTCACCACCGGCGTCCGGATGCCGCGTCTGAACTCCATCATGGAGCGCTGGATACAGACCTGCCGGCGCGAACTCCTCGACAGAACACCGATCTGGAACCAGAGCCACCTTCCGCACGCGCTCCAAGAGTTCGAAACCTTCTACAACCAGCACCGACCCCACCGCACCCTGAAGCAAGCCGCTCCGCTCCACCCACTACCCGAGCCGATCAGCGGGCCAGGACACATCAGGCACTCGGAGGTCCGCCGACAAGACCAGCTCGGCGGAACCCTCCACGAGGACCAGCATGCCGCTTGACCAGCCCGGATGATTAATCGGCACCCGCACAGCCCCTATCCGGGCGGGGCCGCCTACAGCCGCCCCGCCGCGGTGATCCGCCGCAGGAAGTCC includes:
- a CDS encoding zinc-dependent alcohol dehydrogenase family protein, with amino-acid sequence MRAMVLEEFDTPLVLREIEKPAPGPGQVLVKISASGVNPLDAKIRAGKAPHARRTPPAVLGLDMAGVVEEVGIGVHDFAPGDEVFGLTGGVGDVQGSLAEYAAVDARLIARKPASLTLREAAVLPLVFITSWEGLVDRARVHSGQKVLIHGGAGGIGHVALQIARSRGAEVFATASSSHLEAVERLGATPIDYMATPVEEYMAKCTGGEGFDVIFDTVGGAVLDNSFKAARTYTGHVVSALGWGTHALAPLSFRGATYSGIFTLLPLLTGRGRERHGEIMREAAALADAGALKPMLDPRSFTLTDIAAAHEVVESGAAQGRVVVDIG
- a CDS encoding Gfo/Idh/MocA family oxidoreductase — protein: MSTIGVGIIGGSQGGWASISHIPALKALPDYELRAVSTSRQESALAAAKEFGVQGAYDNHTDLLAHSGVDVVVVAVRVPYHRELISAAIEAGKTVYAEWPLALNLDEATELTRRAEAAGVRTVIGLQGRYHPGLRYARRLIEEGRLGRVIGTTMVASGMVWGPQTTKNHTYWFDNSQGATPLTAAALHAVDALNVALGEFEHLSTNLVVGRKEVIVSDDGGKVIPVTAPDQISLIGTLEGGAAASVFYRGGVSRGDNFRWEINGTDGDIVVTAPWGNLQVTDLTVEAGFGEDATVTPIDIPAEYTRDIPDGLSGPSRNVAALYTNLARDLRDGTHTVPDFAYAHRRHQFLDAVERSSAERIGQTPR
- a CDS encoding TetR/AcrR family transcriptional regulator, producing the protein MATQIRKTKSEERILAAAAELFYAHGLRGVGIDQVLAVSGVAKSTLYVHFRTKEELIAAYLRRTDDSWMAQLQEAAARAGDGPRDRLVGLFDALTDAFDRHGFFGCPFVSAAIETDLDSEARAITLRHIRRRQAWLTELGEQAGAESPAALAQHIGLLIDGALTSGRLLQDRAVVDEAKSAARRLVADHT